AACACCCGGAAACGGTCGGCCTTCGCCGGGCCGTCGTCCAGCGTCACGCCCGCCTTCAGCCGCCGGCCGAGGTCGCGCGGGATCGGCCCGTGGATCTCGGCCAGATACGTCTTGGGCACGCCGTAGCTGGGGTGGGTGAGGCGGTGCGACAGCTCTCCGTCGTTGGTGAGCAGGATCAGGCCCTCGGTGTCGGTGTCCAGGCGGCCGACGTGGAACAGCCGCTCGGGCACGTCGACGTAGTCGGCGAGGCACTTGCGGCCCCGCTCGTCCGCCATCGTGCTCACCACGCCGCGCGGCTTGTTGATGGCGTAGTAGCGCATCTCCGCGCGGGTCTGGACGCGCTTGCCGTCCACGTGGATGACGGCGCTCTGGGGGTCGACCCGCTCACCGAACCGGAACACCTTCTTCCCGTCGACGGTGACGCGGCCCTC
The sequence above is drawn from the Actinomadura hallensis genome and encodes:
- a CDS encoding pseudouridine synthase, yielding MTEKEGVRLQKVLAEAGIGSRRYCEELIGEGRVTVDGKKVFRFGERVDPQSAVIHVDGKRVQTRAEMRYYAINKPRGVVSTMADERGRKCLADYVDVPERLFHVGRLDTDTEGLILLTNDGELSHRLTHPSYGVPKTYLAEIHGPIPRDLGRRLKAGVTLDDGPAKADRFRVFDQVGKRVLVEITLHEGRKHIVRRLLKEVGFPVQQLARIEFGPIRLGVLKPGTMRALTVHEIGELYKAVGL